In the genome of Actinomycetota bacterium, one region contains:
- a CDS encoding MFS transporter has translation MNRLLAHLGPPLRALRGVLGNRPITRMELAFLLFNVAEPAMWVAILVYAFDRGGTRAAGFVTILLMVPAGILAPLVASLGDRFPKERVVRFGYLAQAVTTAAVGIAIATDAAAVLVYGLATLAAITYTTGRPNHHALLPGLARTPEELAAANSVSSLMEGVGGTIGSIASTVMLAVSGAGAVYGLAALSLFLAVVTTLGVHAPTDARAREAFRPWSLLTDAWHGLTTVVRSPDARPPVAITAVLTATVGAVGVLTVPLALEELALGDPGVGYVTTMISVGLLVGAAASVVLAARRRLALAIVLSAAWFTVSAVLYGVTATVLVVTIASIVYGSAITLMDVLCRTLLQRTVRGDVLTRVFGAVEALWLLGYGAGAAAAPLLERWLGLGPAFAACGGVMLVAALATLPGLRRIDERTVVPERQLALLRRIPMFAPLPPLDLERIARQLDLIRVPSGTEVIRQGDIGDRFYAVDAGSFEIVRDGEAIATAVEGDYFGEIALLHDVPRTATVRATSDGAVWALDQEEFLATVTGLPQAASAAHAISEERRRTRPKA, from the coding sequence GTGAACCGGCTGCTCGCGCACCTCGGTCCGCCGCTCCGCGCCCTCAGGGGCGTGCTCGGGAACAGGCCCATCACCCGCATGGAGCTGGCGTTCCTGTTGTTCAACGTCGCGGAACCCGCGATGTGGGTGGCGATCCTCGTCTACGCGTTCGATCGTGGGGGCACGCGGGCAGCCGGGTTCGTCACGATCTTGCTGATGGTGCCCGCCGGCATCCTCGCCCCGCTGGTGGCCTCGCTCGGCGATCGGTTCCCGAAGGAGCGGGTCGTGCGGTTCGGGTACCTCGCCCAGGCGGTCACGACCGCCGCGGTCGGCATCGCGATCGCCACCGACGCCGCCGCTGTTCTCGTGTACGGGCTCGCAACGCTCGCGGCGATCACGTACACGACCGGCCGGCCGAACCACCACGCGCTGCTGCCTGGGCTCGCCCGCACGCCTGAGGAGCTCGCCGCCGCCAACTCCGTCTCGTCGCTGATGGAAGGCGTCGGGGGCACGATCGGATCGATCGCCTCCACAGTGATGCTCGCGGTCTCGGGCGCCGGCGCCGTGTACGGGCTCGCCGCCCTCTCGCTCTTCCTCGCGGTCGTGACCACGCTCGGGGTGCACGCCCCAACTGATGCACGTGCTCGAGAGGCGTTCCGGCCCTGGTCCCTGCTCACCGACGCGTGGCACGGCCTCACGACGGTGGTGCGGTCGCCCGACGCGCGACCGCCCGTTGCGATCACCGCGGTGCTCACCGCGACGGTGGGGGCGGTCGGTGTGCTCACGGTGCCGCTCGCGCTCGAGGAGCTCGCGCTCGGCGATCCGGGCGTGGGCTACGTGACGACGATGATCAGCGTCGGGCTCCTCGTGGGCGCCGCCGCATCGGTCGTGCTCGCGGCCCGGCGGCGTCTCGCATTGGCGATCGTGCTTTCGGCCGCGTGGTTCACGGTGAGCGCGGTGCTCTACGGCGTGACGGCCACGGTGCTCGTCGTCACGATCGCCTCGATCGTGTACGGATCGGCGATCACGCTGATGGACGTTCTCTGCCGCACGCTGTTGCAGCGCACCGTGCGCGGCGACGTGCTCACACGCGTGTTCGGCGCGGTCGAGGCGCTCTGGCTCCTCGGGTACGGTGCGGGTGCCGCGGCCGCACCCCTGCTCGAGCGATGGCTCGGGCTCGGGCCTGCATTCGCCGCCTGCGGCGGAGTGATGCTCGTGGCCGCGCTCGCGACACTCCCCGGGCTGCGTCGCATCGACGAGCGCACCGTGGTGCCCGAGCGCCAGCTGGCGCTGCTGCGCCGGATCCCGATGTTCGCGCCGCTGCCACCGCTGGATCTCGAGCGCATCGCCCGGCAGCTCGACCTGATCAGGGTGCCCTCGGGAACCGAGGTGATCCGCCAGGGCGACATCGGGGACCGCTTCTACGCGGTCGATGCCGGGTCGTTCGAGATCGTCCGCGACGGCGAGGCGATCGCCACCGCCGTCGAGGGCGACTACTTCGGCGAGATCGCGCTGCTGCACGACGTGCCGCGCACCGCCACCGTGCGCGCCACGAGCGACGGCGCCGTGTGGGCTCTGGACCAGGAGGAGTTCCTCGCCACGGTGACCGGGCTTCCCCAGGCCGCGAGCGCCGCACACGCGATCTCTGAGGAACGCCGCCGCACCCGACCGAAGGCCTGA